The genomic segment GTCGGCTGCGGGACCGGCCGGCTGCTGCCCTACCTGGCCGGTCGCGGTGTCGCGCCGCGCGGGGTCGACCTCGCGCCCGGCATGATCGAGGTGGCCCGCCGCGACAACCCCGGTTTCCCGTACGAGGTGGGCGACGTGCGCGCCCTGCCGTTCGCGGACGCCTCCCTGGCCGGTGTCGTCTGCTGGTATTCGCTGATCTTCCTGCCGCCCGAAGCCCGCGACAGCGCGTTCGGCGAACTGGGCCGCGTGGTCAAACCCGGTGGCTACCTGGCGTGCGCCTTCAAGGACGGTGACGGCACGCGGCGCCGGGCCGGGCGGTCCGTGGGGGTCGAGTTCGACGCGTACTGGCTCTCGGCCGCCGAGATGCTGACACGGCTCGAGGCGGCCGGCTTCACCCTGGTGTTCCAAGGTGGCCGGCCGCCCGAGGGGACGGAACTGGTGCCGCAGGGCTACCTGATCGTCAGACGCCCGCCACTGAGGTGATCCAGGCACGGTTGTAGGCGACACTGCCGTAGTACTGGCGGGCGGTGCCGTCCGCCGTGGACGCCACGCCGACCTGCGCGCCGTTGTAGACCTGCGGGCCGCCGGAGTCGCCGCGCCACGCGTTGCCGTTGATCCGGGTGCTGCCGATCGCGCGGCCGCCGTACGCGTCGGTCTGGTTGGTCGAGGTGACCTGTACGGTGGCCGTCTTCAGCGTCGTCGACGCGCTGCAGCCGCTGTAGCAGGTCATGCCCCAGCCGTAGATGTTGTTGGTCGAACCGACCGGCGGGTACGCGCCCGACAGCGGCATGTACGACGTGGTGATCGGCGACGCGAGCCGCATCAGGGCCAGGTCGTAACGGGTCGACGTGCTGCTCACCGCGCGCGTGGTGCCGCCCGACGTGCGGTTCACGCTGCCCACCCGCACCGACATCGTGCCCGAGATGCAGTGCCGCGCGGTCAGCACGTAGTTGGCCGAGATGATCGTGCCGGAGCACGTGAAGCTGCCGTTGCTGAGGACGGCCGCGGCCCACGGCGCGGACGAGACCGTCCCGCCGCCGATGATGGTGGTGCTCGGGTCCTCGACGGCGGCCAGAGCGGCCGAGGGGATCGCGAGGGCTCCGGTCAGGGCGGTGGCAAGAGAAGCGACGACGATGCGGATGCGCACGCCGACTCCTTTCGGGGGGTCGTTCGGACCGGCGCCCCGGGGTGCGGAGCCGGATCGAAGGCTGTCGAAGTACGGTACGACGCCCCGGCGCGCCCGGCGCAACCTCACTTCGTACCTATCACCGTGTGATGACCGCCGATAGCGTGGACGCGGGGACCCACCTGATGTACGTCGGCGGGACGAACTGGCCCGCACCCTCACGCTCGACCAGGGCAAGCCGCCGCACACCGAGGCCTTCGGCGGAGCTGCCGCCCACCGCCCCCTCAGCTGTTGCGGTGGTGGCGCTGCACGAAGGTGTAGCCGGGCTTGAGCGGGCCGATGTCCTGGAACTGGCGGGCCTGGTGGTAGAGGTCGAGCTGCTTCTGGGTGGGCTGAGCGCCGCGCGGCAACTTGCGGATGAAACCGGTCACCCAGTGCTCACCGCGGTGCGACTCGGTGGGGATCGGCTCGACCATCGGGGCGTAGAACACCATGTCGGCCGTGGCCTGGCCGTCGGCCGGGGGATAGGACGGGTGGCCGGCCGAGTCGACGCTGCCGACGACCCGGGTCAGGAAACCCTCGCGGATCAGCTGGTCGATCGCGTTCTTGAGCAGGAACGCGCCCTTCTGACCGCGGCCCAGGCCGCAGCGTTTGGCCAGCAGCTCCTCGGTGAGGACAGCGCTGCCGTCGTCGAAGACCCGGCCCAGCTTCCGCACGGTGTGCAGCACGGCGCCCCGGTTCGACTTGTCGGGGCGGGAGTCGCGGGTGACGACCTTGGGGTCGTACTCGTGCCAGTACTCGACCCCGTCGACGCGTAGCGGCTCCTCGAGCGGCGCGGTGCGGACGGTCGCCTCACGCTTCTTCTCATGCCACTCGACGGTGACGAACGTGCCCGGCGCAATGTCCGCGGGCCAGGTCAGGCCGGCGAACTGCCACTCGACGTCCTGCCGCAGGGTGCTGTCGAACTCCTCGCGGTGGCCGCGGTGCTCGATCGCCACCCGTACGGTCCCGGGGTCTTGCTCCCGGGGCGCGGCCACTTCCGGCTTTGCGGGCGCGGCCTCTTCCGGGGCCGCGCACACGCCGCCCTCGAGATCAGACCGCCAGAGCGCAAGGCGGCGGCTCACCGTCCTCATGGCCGTAGAACATACCTGGCCGGAGGTGGTGGCCGCCGTCGTCGGCGTGGCGCGTCAGTCCAGGTCACGCCCCGAAGCGCTGTCCAGTTCCTGCAGCTGGCGCTGAACGTGGTCGCCCAGGGCCTGCTGGTAGGTCTGCGCCAGACGGCCCAGCTTGTCGATCTCGTCGAGGGCCGCGTTGCGCTTGTCGACCAGGCCGTTCATGGCCTCGGTGTGCTTGCGCCGGGCGTCGCTCTCGATCGTGCTGGCGGTCAGCTGCGCGTCGCTGGTGACCTTGTCCGACTCGGACCGGGCGTTCTCTATCAACGTCTCGGCCTCGGCACGGGCGTCGCGCATGTGGTCGTCGGCCGTACGGCGGGCCATCATCAGCACCGGCGAGTCGGCGGCGTCACCGGCCGACGGCGGCGGGGTCGACGGCGTCTCGCGGCGGGCCCGTTCGAGCTGCGTCTGGATGCTGCGCGCGTTCTGCTCGGCCCGGGCCCGGGCCTCCTGCAGCCGGCCCAGCTGGGCGGTGAGGTCGTTGAGCTCGGCCTCGAGCGCGCGGTTGTTGGGCCCCGACGCGGACGGCCCGGCCGGACCGGGGCGCTGCGCCTGGTCCTGAAGGGCGCGGTTCTCCTCGAGGAGGCGGATCAGCTCCTGCTCGACCTCGTCGAGGAAGGCGTCGACGTCCTCCTCGTCGTACCCGCGCTTGCCGATCGCCGGCTTCTTGAAAGCCACGTTGTGAACGTCGGCTGGCGTTAGCGGCATCGTGCTCCTCGGCTTCCCTGCTGTTATCACTGTGCCGCCGCATAGTACGCACAGTTCCTGGAGTCGCGCCCCCTGTGTCATAGCATCAGTCGCCTCACCCGCCGACGAGACTGGCACAGAAGGGATCTTGCGGTGGCCGACGCCGACGACGTACGCCGAGTGGCCCTCGCCCTGCCCGGCACGGTCGAGATCGACAGCGAGGGCTTCGACTTCCGGGTCGGCAACAAGGGCTTCGTCTGGTCATATCCGCAGCGTGAGCCGGGTAAGCCCCGCGTCGTCCGGAGTGACGTGGCAGTTCTCTACGTCGGCGACGAGGCCGAGAAGCAGGCCCTCATCCTGGGCGAACCCGACCTGTTCTTCACGGTCCCGTCCTACGACGGCCTACCGCTGGTGATGTGCCGGCTCCCGGAAGTAACCGTGTCGCGCCTGGAGGAACTGATCACAGACGCCTGGGACATGAGACGCCCACCCGAATAATTCGCAACCGCTGACCACTCCCACCGGAGCGCCGCCGGCCCCCGTAGACCGGCGGCGCTCCGCTTGGTAGTTACCGGCCGAGCAGCCGGTAGCGGCGGATCGCGAGCGGGGCGAAGACCGTGATGAGCGCGAGCGGCCACACCACGGCGAGCAGGACCGCGTTCTCGGCGGGCCAGGCGTCACTGCCCAGCCCCGGGTTGCCGAACAGCTCGCGGGCCGCGGCCACGGTGGCCGAGATCGGGTTCCACTGCGAGACCCCGCCCAGCCAGGCCGGCATCTGCTCCGGCGCCACGAAGACGTTGGACAGCGCGGTCAGCGGGAACGCCAGCGGGAAGACGATCAGGCTGACCGTGTCCGGGTTGGGCACGACGCTGCCGAGAAACATGCCGACCCAGGTCAGGGCCAGCCGCAACAGCAGGATCAGCCCGATCGCGGCGAGCGCGGGCCAGACGCCCCGGTTCGCCTGCCACCCGACCAGCACCCCGCAGACGAGCAGCACGGCCATCTCGATGAGGGCCCGTACGAGATCAGCGGTGCTCCGGCCGACCATGAGCGCGGACCGGGCCGTGGGCATCGACCGGAACCGGTCGACCACGCCGCGGTTGATGTCGAGCGAGATGGCCGTCGCGGTGGCCCCCAGCCCGTACAGCTGGGTCATCACGAACACCCCCGGGAGCAGGAACTCGCGGTAGTCGTCGCCGCCCACAGCCATGCCGCTGCCGAACACGTAGCCGAAGACGAGCGTGA from the Paractinoplanes abujensis genome contains:
- a CDS encoding DivIVA domain-containing protein, whose translation is MPLTPADVHNVAFKKPAIGKRGYDEEDVDAFLDEVEQELIRLLEENRALQDQAQRPGPAGPSASGPNNRALEAELNDLTAQLGRLQEARARAEQNARSIQTQLERARRETPSTPPPSAGDAADSPVLMMARRTADDHMRDARAEAETLIENARSESDKVTSDAQLTASTIESDARRKHTEAMNGLVDKRNAALDEIDKLGRLAQTYQQALGDHVQRQLQELDSASGRDLD
- a CDS encoding MmcQ/YjbR family DNA-binding protein, with the protein product MADADDVRRVALALPGTVEIDSEGFDFRVGNKGFVWSYPQREPGKPRVVRSDVAVLYVGDEAEKQALILGEPDLFFTVPSYDGLPLVMCRLPEVTVSRLEELITDAWDMRRPPE
- a CDS encoding class I SAM-dependent DNA methyltransferase, with the translated sequence MDELRDAHDELAEFYAERLAGLLDGMPIERALLDLFCELTLAAGLGREVADVGCGTGRLLPYLAGRGVAPRGVDLAPGMIEVARRDNPGFPYEVGDVRALPFADASLAGVVCWYSLIFLPPEARDSAFGELGRVVKPGGYLACAFKDGDGTRRRAGRSVGVEFDAYWLSAAEMLTRLEAAGFTLVFQGGRPPEGTELVPQGYLIVRRPPLR
- a CDS encoding S1 family peptidase; this translates as MRIRIVVASLATALTGALAIPSAALAAVEDPSTTIIGGGTVSSAPWAAAVLSNGSFTCSGTIISANYVLTARHCISGTMSVRVGSVNRTSGGTTRAVSSTSTRYDLALMRLASPITTSYMPLSGAYPPVGSTNNIYGWGMTCYSGCSASTTLKTATVQVTSTNQTDAYGGRAIGSTRINGNAWRGDSGGPQVYNGAQVGVASTADGTARQYYGSVAYNRAWITSVAGV
- a CDS encoding ABC transporter permease, yielding MTTALADGWVMTGRYLRHVVREPEQIIIYFSLPIMFTLVFGYVFGSGMAVGGDDYREFLLPGVFVMTQLYGLGATATAISLDINRGVVDRFRSMPTARSALMVGRSTADLVRALIEMAVLLVCGVLVGWQANRGVWPALAAIGLILLLRLALTWVGMFLGSVVPNPDTVSLIVFPLAFPLTALSNVFVAPEQMPAWLGGVSQWNPISATVAAARELFGNPGLGSDAWPAENAVLLAVVWPLALITVFAPLAIRRYRLLGR